From Micromonospora sp. NBC_01699, a single genomic window includes:
- a CDS encoding excinuclease ABC subunit UvrA — MSKASRTEPLSPASHVADSHDLIRVQGARVNNLRDVSIEIPKRRLTVFTGVSGSGKSSLVFGTIAADSQRLINETYSAFVQGFMPTLARPEVDVLEGLTTAIIVDQERMGADARSTVGTATDANAMLRIVFSRLGQPHIGSPNAFAFNVPSVRASGAITVERGGGKTVKQTFNRTGGMCPRCEGRGAVSDIDLSQLYDDSKSIAEGAFTIPGWKSDSWWTVRTYAESGFLDPNKPIRQFTKKELHDFLYREPTKVKVEGVNLTYEGLIPRVQKSFLAKEREAMQPHIRAFVDRAVTFAVCPECGGTRLSEAARSSKIKGINIAEACAMQISDLAVWVRGLEEPSVAPLLVTLGRTLDSFVEIGLGYLSLDRQSGTLSGGEAQRVKMIRHLGSSLTDTTYVFDEPTVGLHPHDIQRMNSLLLRLRDKGNTVLVVEHKPETIAIADHVVDLGPGAGTAGGTVCFEGTVEGLRASDTLTGRHLDDRATLKETVRKPTGTLEIRGATAHNLRDVDVDIPLGVLVVVTGVAGSGKSSLVYGSIPTGAGVVSIDQGAIRGSRRSNPATYTGLLDPIRKAFAKVNGVKPALFSANSEGACPNCNGAGVIYTDLAMMAGVSTICEECEGKRFQASVLDYHLGGRDISEVLAMSVTEAAEFFGTGEARTPAAQAILDRLADVGLGYLSLGQPLPTLSGGERQRLKLATHMAEKGGTYVLDEPTTGLHLADVEQLLGLLDRLVDSGKSVIVIEHHQAVMAHADWIVDLGPGAGHDGGRIVFEGTPADLVAARSTLTGEHLAAYVGA; from the coding sequence ATGAGCAAGGCCAGCAGGACGGAGCCGTTGTCGCCCGCGTCGCACGTTGCCGACAGCCACGACCTGATCCGCGTGCAGGGGGCACGCGTGAACAACCTCAGGGATGTCAGCATCGAGATCCCGAAGCGCCGGCTGACGGTCTTCACCGGCGTCTCCGGCTCGGGCAAGAGCTCCCTGGTGTTCGGCACGATCGCCGCGGACTCGCAGCGGCTGATCAACGAGACCTACAGCGCCTTCGTGCAGGGTTTCATGCCGACGCTGGCCCGGCCCGAGGTCGACGTGCTGGAGGGGCTGACCACCGCGATCATCGTGGACCAGGAGCGGATGGGTGCCGACGCCCGCTCCACCGTCGGGACCGCGACCGACGCCAACGCGATGCTGCGCATCGTCTTCAGCCGACTCGGACAGCCGCACATCGGGTCGCCGAACGCGTTCGCCTTCAACGTCCCCTCGGTGCGGGCGAGCGGCGCGATCACGGTCGAGCGCGGTGGCGGCAAGACCGTGAAACAGACCTTCAACCGTACGGGCGGCATGTGTCCGCGCTGCGAGGGCCGGGGTGCCGTCTCCGACATCGACCTCAGTCAGCTCTACGACGACTCCAAGTCGATCGCCGAGGGCGCGTTCACCATCCCCGGTTGGAAATCGGACAGCTGGTGGACCGTACGGACCTACGCCGAGTCCGGCTTCCTCGATCCGAACAAGCCAATCCGCCAGTTCACCAAGAAGGAGCTGCACGACTTCCTCTACCGGGAGCCGACCAAGGTGAAGGTCGAGGGCGTGAACCTCACCTACGAGGGGCTGATCCCGAGGGTCCAGAAGTCTTTCCTGGCCAAGGAGCGGGAGGCGATGCAGCCGCACATCAGGGCGTTCGTGGACCGGGCGGTGACCTTCGCCGTCTGTCCGGAGTGCGGCGGCACCAGGCTCAGCGAGGCGGCCCGATCCTCGAAGATCAAGGGGATCAACATCGCCGAGGCCTGCGCGATGCAGATCAGCGACCTCGCCGTCTGGGTACGCGGCCTCGAAGAGCCGTCGGTGGCACCGCTGCTGGTCACGCTGGGGCGGACCCTCGACTCGTTCGTGGAGATCGGGCTGGGCTACCTCTCGCTCGACCGGCAGTCGGGCACGTTGTCGGGCGGCGAGGCGCAGCGGGTCAAGATGATCCGCCACCTCGGCTCCTCGCTCACCGACACCACCTACGTCTTCGACGAGCCCACGGTCGGTCTGCACCCGCACGACATCCAGCGGATGAACAGTCTGCTGCTGCGTCTGCGGGACAAGGGAAACACGGTGCTCGTCGTGGAGCACAAGCCGGAGACGATCGCGATCGCCGACCATGTTGTCGACCTCGGCCCGGGCGCCGGTACGGCGGGCGGCACCGTCTGCTTCGAGGGCACCGTCGAGGGGCTGCGGGCCAGCGACACCCTCACCGGCCGCCATCTCGACGATCGGGCCACCCTCAAGGAGACGGTGCGCAAGCCGACGGGCACGCTGGAGATTCGCGGCGCGACGGCGCACAACCTGCGCGACGTCGACGTCGACATCCCGCTCGGGGTGCTTGTCGTCGTCACCGGCGTCGCCGGCTCCGGCAAGAGCTCACTCGTGTACGGCTCGATTCCCACCGGCGCCGGTGTGGTCTCGATCGACCAGGGCGCGATCCGCGGCTCGCGACGGAGTAACCCGGCGACGTACACCGGGCTGCTCGACCCGATCCGCAAGGCGTTCGCGAAGGTCAACGGCGTGAAGCCGGCGCTGTTCAGCGCGAACTCCGAGGGTGCCTGCCCGAACTGCAACGGTGCCGGTGTCATCTACACCGACCTGGCAATGATGGCCGGCGTCTCCACCATCTGCGAGGAGTGCGAGGGGAAGCGGTTCCAGGCGTCGGTGCTGGACTACCACCTCGGCGGCCGTGACATCAGCGAGGTGCTCGCGATGTCGGTGACCGAGGCAGCGGAGTTCTTCGGCACCGGCGAGGCGCGTACGCCAGCCGCGCAGGCCATCCTCGACCGGCTCGCCGACGTCGGGCTCGGCTACCTCAGCCTCGGCCAGCCGCTCCCTACCTTGTCCGGCGGCGAGCGGCAGCGGCTCAAGCTGGCCACCCACATGGCCGAGAAGGGCGGCACCTACGTCCTCGACGAGCCGACCACCGGCCTGCACCTCGCCGACGTCGAGCAGTTGCTCGGTCTGCTCGACCGGCTGGTCGACTCCGGCAAGTCGGTCATCGTCATCGAGCACCATCAGGCGGTCATGGCGCACGCCGACTGGATTGTCGACCTCGGCCCCGGCGCCGGTCACGACGGCGGTCGGATCGTCTTCGAGGGCACCCCCGCCGACCTCGTCGCCGCCCGCTCCACCCTCACCGGCGAACACCTCGCGGCGTACGTCGGCGCCTGA
- a CDS encoding bifunctional diguanylate cyclase/phosphodiesterase: protein MAGRQSSPRRSAEHAWFITGPLAILAVIWSTALGILAPRLSEDSAARLSADDPIRGWLIAAFLLVVMVLTEGSTLHVVIRRQAVIATVTEIPLVLALYFLPPLTVVFIFTLAALITQIRRKVRSAKFAFNVAKTAAATSLAGLVLHALPPMAGVGPATWGVIFVGVSTITLVTFAAVIGVITLVQGTQAGWEVTRTAAPNLIVAAANMSVGLIVLIALATTWWSVVLLAVLAGGLALVGRSYAQFFRQHRTLADMYDLTRAMTRSGQDGTLADVMLGRVRALMQAEYATLWLPAQGRHPEVLLTARVDDPGLLDFGRTPLIARQRAYQEKQTIAVGGRLDGDEEVRAALRAGGAKDVIVAPLRSGEAVIGTLELVNRLSDSTHFLPGDIPIFETIAAHVAVALENSRLVDRLRHDAYHDGLVNLPNRRRMTEALEEAVRVRAPGEVVAVLLFDVDGLRQVNESLGHAAGDEVLTEVASRLRSCAPAAALVGRVGGDEFLVTLRAENAEAATQLAAELREQIQDQMVFGTLVLDVDTAVGVAIHPDHGNDPETLLRRVDLAATAAKSTPGSIQLFNPALESRSMHRLGLAGDLRRALDNDELEVYFQPKVTLGDRRLVGVECLARWEHPAHGPVSPEDFVAVAEHTGQLERLTEAVLREGLRRSRDWTAGGEPLAVSVNLSARTLIDQHFPDRVQDLLTEYGVAPELLTFEIKEAGVLDGTNRPMPTLRRLREVGVRLSVDDFGTGYSSLSYLRRLPVDEVKVDRSFVQGMATDPVDLAIVNAVVTLSQQFGLSVVAEGVESELTLELLQDIGCQIGQGFLFSRPLPYERLEAWFGAQAEPEAAAATDVRRLRAVP, encoded by the coding sequence ATGGCCGGGCGGCAGTCATCGCCACGACGTTCCGCTGAGCATGCCTGGTTCATCACCGGTCCACTGGCGATTCTGGCGGTGATCTGGTCGACGGCGCTCGGCATCCTGGCGCCTCGGCTGTCGGAGGACTCCGCCGCCAGGCTCAGCGCCGACGACCCGATCCGCGGCTGGTTGATCGCGGCCTTCCTGCTGGTCGTGATGGTGCTGACCGAGGGCTCGACCCTGCACGTCGTCATCCGGCGGCAGGCGGTCATCGCGACGGTCACCGAGATTCCGCTGGTCCTCGCGCTGTATTTCCTGCCGCCGCTGACGGTGGTGTTCATCTTCACCCTGGCGGCCCTGATCACCCAGATCCGGCGCAAGGTCCGGTCGGCGAAGTTCGCGTTCAACGTCGCCAAGACGGCCGCCGCGACCTCGCTGGCCGGCCTGGTCCTGCACGCCCTGCCGCCGATGGCCGGCGTCGGGCCGGCCACCTGGGGTGTCATCTTCGTCGGAGTCAGCACCATCACCCTGGTCACCTTCGCCGCCGTGATCGGCGTGATCACGCTCGTGCAGGGCACCCAGGCGGGCTGGGAGGTGACCCGGACGGCCGCGCCCAACCTGATCGTCGCCGCGGCGAACATGTCGGTCGGCCTGATCGTGCTGATCGCGCTCGCCACCACCTGGTGGTCGGTGGTGCTGCTGGCCGTGCTCGCCGGTGGGCTGGCCCTGGTCGGCCGCTCCTACGCCCAGTTCTTCCGTCAGCACCGCACCCTCGCCGACATGTACGACCTCACCCGGGCGATGACCCGCAGCGGTCAGGACGGCACCCTGGCGGACGTCATGCTCGGCCGGGTCCGGGCACTGATGCAGGCCGAGTACGCCACCCTCTGGCTGCCCGCCCAGGGCCGACATCCCGAGGTGCTGCTCACGGCCAGGGTCGACGACCCCGGTCTGCTCGACTTCGGGCGTACGCCGTTGATCGCTCGACAGCGCGCGTACCAGGAGAAACAGACCATTGCCGTCGGCGGGCGGCTGGACGGTGACGAAGAGGTACGGGCGGCGTTGCGCGCCGGGGGTGCCAAGGACGTCATCGTCGCCCCGCTCCGTTCCGGCGAGGCGGTGATCGGAACCCTCGAACTGGTCAACCGGCTCAGCGACAGCACCCACTTCCTGCCCGGTGACATACCCATCTTCGAGACGATCGCGGCCCATGTGGCGGTGGCGCTGGAGAACTCCCGGCTGGTCGACCGGCTGCGCCACGACGCGTACCACGACGGGTTGGTGAACCTGCCGAACCGGCGCCGGATGACCGAGGCCCTCGAAGAGGCGGTACGGGTCCGGGCCCCCGGTGAGGTGGTCGCCGTACTCCTCTTCGACGTCGACGGGCTGCGCCAGGTCAACGAGTCGCTCGGGCACGCGGCCGGCGACGAGGTGTTGACCGAGGTCGCCTCGCGCCTGCGGTCCTGCGCGCCGGCGGCCGCGCTGGTCGGTCGGGTCGGTGGGGACGAGTTCCTGGTCACGTTGCGGGCGGAGAATGCCGAGGCGGCCACCCAACTCGCCGCCGAGTTGCGCGAGCAGATCCAGGACCAGATGGTCTTCGGCACGCTCGTGCTCGACGTGGACACCGCGGTCGGGGTGGCGATCCACCCGGACCACGGCAACGACCCGGAGACACTGCTGCGCCGGGTCGACCTGGCGGCCACCGCGGCGAAGTCCACTCCGGGCAGCATCCAGCTGTTCAACCCGGCGTTGGAGTCCCGGTCGATGCACCGTCTCGGCCTCGCCGGCGATCTGCGTCGGGCGCTGGACAACGACGAGCTGGAGGTCTACTTCCAGCCGAAGGTGACCCTGGGCGACCGGCGGCTGGTCGGGGTGGAGTGCCTGGCCCGCTGGGAGCACCCGGCGCACGGTCCGGTCTCGCCGGAGGACTTCGTGGCGGTCGCGGAGCACACCGGCCAGCTGGAGCGACTGACCGAGGCGGTGCTGCGGGAGGGGCTGCGGCGCAGCCGGGACTGGACCGCCGGTGGCGAGCCGCTCGCGGTGTCGGTCAACCTCTCCGCCCGTACGCTGATCGACCAGCACTTCCCGGACCGGGTCCAGGACCTGCTCACCGAGTACGGCGTGGCGCCGGAACTGCTGACGTTCGAGATCAAGGAAGCCGGGGTGCTGGACGGGACCAACCGTCCGATGCCGACCCTGCGGCGGTTGCGCGAGGTCGGCGTACGCCTCTCGGTGGACGACTTCGGCACCGGTTACTCGTCCCTGTCCTACCTGCGGCGGCTGCCGGTGGACGAGGTGAAGGTCGACCGCTCGTTCGTGCAGGGGATGGCGACCGATCCGGTCGACCTGGCCATCGTGAACGCGGTGGTGACGCTCTCCCAGCAGTTCGGCCTGTCGGTGGTCGCCGAGGGCGTGGAGAGCGAGCTGACCCTGGAACTGCTACAGGACATCGGCTGCCAGATCGGCCAGGGATTCCTGTTCAGCCGGCCGCTGCCGTACGAGCGGCTGGAGGCCTGGTTTGGTGCCCAGGCGGAGCCGGAAGCCGCCGCAGCGACCGACGTACGCCGGCTGCGCGCGGTGCCGTGA
- the rpmG gene encoding 50S ribosomal protein L33: protein MAKATDVRPKITLACVECKERNYITRKNRRNDPDRIELKKFCPRDGKHTVHRETR, encoded by the coding sequence GTGGCGAAGGCGACCGATGTCCGTCCGAAGATCACTTTGGCGTGTGTGGAGTGCAAGGAGCGCAACTACATCACGCGTAAGAACCGTCGTAACGACCCGGACCGTATCGAGCTGAAGAAGTTCTGCCCCCGGGACGGCAAGCACACCGTTCACCGCGAGACCCGCTAA
- a CDS encoding MaoC family dehydratase N-terminal domain-containing protein: protein MSLDPSFVGRSYPPTIPYRVGREKIREFATAIGATDPAYHDPEAARALGHGDVVAPPTFPVLITMAASQQLIDDPALGIDYSRVVHGDQRFAYARPVVAGDELVCVNTVENITSRGGHDFLTTRTDVSTAAGEPVVTVWSKLVVRGEG from the coding sequence ATGTCGTTGGACCCGTCTTTTGTAGGCCGCAGCTATCCGCCGACCATCCCCTATCGGGTGGGACGGGAAAAGATCCGTGAGTTCGCGACCGCGATCGGCGCGACCGATCCGGCGTACCACGATCCGGAGGCCGCGCGTGCGCTCGGACACGGCGACGTGGTCGCCCCGCCGACCTTCCCGGTGCTCATCACGATGGCGGCGAGCCAGCAGCTCATCGACGACCCGGCACTCGGCATCGACTACAGCCGGGTGGTCCACGGCGACCAACGGTTCGCCTACGCCCGCCCGGTGGTCGCCGGCGACGAACTGGTGTGCGTCAACACCGTCGAAAACATCACGTCTCGCGGTGGTCACGATTTCCTGACCACCCGGACCGACGTCTCGACGGCCGCCGGCGAGCCGGTGGTCACGGTCTGGTCCAAGCTTGTCGTACGTGGAGAGGGCTGA
- a CDS encoding MaoC family dehydratase, translated as MELPVKTFRVTRADLVRYAGASGDFNAIHWSDRVATKVGLPGVIAHGMFTMALVGRAVTEWAGAADAVVEYGVRFTRPVVVPDDEEGTEIEVRAVVREGAEPGLTRLDLTATCLGEKVLAQARATIRGPIPGA; from the coding sequence GTGGAGCTGCCGGTCAAGACCTTCCGGGTCACCCGGGCGGACCTGGTCCGTTACGCGGGCGCCTCGGGTGACTTCAACGCGATCCACTGGAGCGACCGGGTCGCGACCAAGGTGGGCCTGCCCGGCGTGATCGCGCACGGCATGTTCACCATGGCGCTGGTCGGTCGAGCGGTCACCGAGTGGGCCGGCGCCGCCGACGCGGTGGTCGAGTACGGCGTCCGGTTCACTCGGCCGGTGGTGGTGCCGGACGACGAAGAGGGCACCGAGATCGAGGTGCGCGCGGTGGTCCGCGAGGGGGCCGAGCCGGGCCTGACCAGGCTCGACCTGACCGCGACCTGTCTGGGCGAGAAGGTGCTCGCGCAGGCGCGGGCGACCATCCGCGGCCCGATCCCCGGGGCCTGA
- the secE gene encoding preprotein translocase subunit SecE, translating to MAESNRRGEDAADDDRLDDETIDDAVDDDADEGEEPVSRGGTATRSRTKAESADSRPKAKSETQRVGFFGRIARFFREVVAELRKVIWPTRKELLTYTAVVVVFVTVMLTVVAGLDYGFAKGVLWVFGNPS from the coding sequence GTGGCCGAGAGCAACCGGCGCGGCGAGGACGCCGCGGACGACGACCGTCTTGACGACGAGACGATCGACGACGCTGTCGACGATGACGCCGACGAGGGCGAGGAGCCGGTCTCGCGTGGTGGCACCGCCACCCGTTCCCGGACCAAGGCGGAGTCGGCGGACAGCCGACCGAAGGCCAAGTCGGAAACCCAGCGGGTGGGATTTTTCGGCCGGATCGCCCGGTTCTTCCGCGAGGTCGTAGCCGAACTGCGTAAGGTCATCTGGCCAACGCGGAAGGAACTGCTGACCTACACCGCCGTCGTGGTCGTCTTCGTCACTGTGATGTTGACGGTCGTGGCCGGGCTGGACTACGGGTTCGCCAAGGGCGTGTTGTGGGTCTTCGGTAACCCCAGCTGA
- the nusG gene encoding transcription termination/antitermination protein NusG: MPEYDETAGPVDEQSAVATAAGDESVEAASEPDFDEITESEPDEDYDPVAELRQKLRYAPGDWYVVHSYAGYENKVKTNLETRITSLDMEEFIFQVEVPTREEVEVKNGKRSQIQAKVFPGYILVRMELTAESYSCVRNTPGVTGFVGATDRVDRPAPLSLDEVLKWLAPAVEAEAKGGKAKPEVRVLDFEVGDSVTVTDGAFASLPATISEINPDQQKLKVLVSIFGRETPVELNFNQVTKI; the protein is encoded by the coding sequence GTGCCTGAGTACGACGAGACCGCCGGACCCGTGGACGAGCAGTCCGCGGTGGCGACGGCGGCCGGTGACGAGTCGGTCGAGGCCGCCAGCGAGCCGGATTTCGATGAGATCACCGAGTCGGAGCCGGACGAGGACTACGACCCCGTCGCCGAACTGCGGCAGAAGCTGCGCTACGCGCCGGGTGACTGGTACGTCGTGCACTCCTACGCCGGATACGAGAACAAGGTCAAGACCAACCTGGAGACCCGGATCACCAGCCTCGACATGGAGGAGTTCATCTTCCAGGTTGAGGTGCCGACCCGCGAAGAGGTCGAGGTCAAGAACGGCAAGCGGTCCCAGATCCAGGCGAAGGTCTTCCCCGGTTACATCCTGGTCCGGATGGAGCTGACCGCGGAGTCCTACTCCTGCGTGCGGAACACCCCGGGCGTGACCGGTTTCGTCGGCGCGACCGACCGGGTCGACCGGCCGGCGCCGCTCTCGCTGGACGAGGTGCTCAAGTGGCTCGCCCCGGCGGTCGAGGCCGAGGCCAAGGGCGGTAAGGCAAAGCCCGAGGTGCGGGTGCTCGACTTCGAGGTGGGTGACTCGGTGACCGTGACCGACGGCGCCTTCGCCTCGCTGCCGGCCACGATCAGCGAGATCAACCCGGACCAGCAGAAGCTCAAGGTGCTGGTGTCGATCTTCGGTCGGGAGACCCCGGTGGAGCTCAACTTCAACCAGGTCACCAAGATCTGA
- the rplK gene encoding 50S ribosomal protein L11, whose product MPPKKKLVKTFTLQLPAGQATPAPPVGPALGQHGVNIMEFCKQYNSQTESQRGDIVPAEISVFEDRSFSFVLKTPPAARLLIKAAGVAKGSGVPQSEKVGSITQAQLREIAEKKMVDLNANDVEQAAKIIAGTARSMGITIK is encoded by the coding sequence ATGCCTCCGAAGAAGAAGCTCGTCAAGACGTTCACGCTTCAGCTGCCGGCGGGCCAGGCCACTCCGGCTCCGCCGGTCGGCCCGGCGCTGGGTCAGCACGGCGTCAACATCATGGAGTTCTGCAAGCAGTACAACTCGCAGACCGAGTCGCAGCGTGGTGACATCGTCCCCGCCGAGATCAGCGTCTTCGAGGACCGGAGCTTCAGCTTCGTGCTGAAGACCCCGCCGGCCGCGCGGCTGCTGATCAAGGCCGCCGGTGTGGCCAAGGGCTCCGGGGTGCCGCAGAGCGAGAAGGTCGGCTCGATCACCCAGGCGCAGCTCCGCGAGATCGCCGAGAAGAAGATGGTCGACCTCAACGCGAACGACGTGGAGCAGGCCGCGAAGATCATCGCCGGTACCGCCCGCTCGATGGGCATCACGATCAAGTGA
- the rplA gene encoding 50S ribosomal protein L1: MQHSKNYRKASEVIDRDKLYTPAEAVKLAKDTSKVKFDATVEVAMRLGVDPRKADQMVRGVVNLPHGTGKTARVIVFAAGAKAEEAVAAGADEVGTDELVARIQEGWLDFDAAIATPDQMAKIGRIARILGPRGLMPNPKTGTVTMDVTKAVSDIKGGKITFRVDKHSNLHLIIGKASFTETQLIDNYAAVLDEVLRAKPSAAKGKYLKKVTVATTMGPGVPVDPNVVKNLRGDSAEA, encoded by the coding sequence ATGCAGCACAGCAAGAACTACCGCAAGGCCTCCGAGGTCATCGACCGGGACAAGCTCTACACCCCGGCCGAGGCGGTCAAGCTCGCCAAGGACACCAGCAAGGTGAAGTTCGACGCCACGGTCGAGGTCGCGATGCGCCTCGGCGTCGACCCGCGTAAGGCCGACCAGATGGTCCGCGGGGTGGTCAACCTGCCGCACGGCACCGGTAAGACCGCCCGCGTGATCGTGTTCGCCGCTGGCGCGAAGGCCGAAGAGGCCGTTGCCGCCGGTGCGGACGAGGTCGGCACCGACGAGCTGGTTGCCCGGATTCAGGAGGGCTGGCTCGACTTCGACGCGGCGATCGCCACCCCGGACCAGATGGCCAAGATCGGCCGGATCGCGCGGATCCTGGGCCCGCGCGGCCTCATGCCGAACCCGAAGACCGGCACCGTGACCATGGACGTCACCAAGGCCGTCTCGGACATCAAGGGTGGAAAGATCACCTTCCGGGTGGACAAGCACTCGAACCTGCACCTGATCATCGGCAAGGCCTCCTTCACCGAGACCCAGCTGATCGACAACTACGCCGCGGTCCTCGACGAGGTGCTGCGGGCCAAGCCGTCGGCGGCCAAGGGCAAGTACCTGAAGAAGGTCACCGTCGCCACCACGATGGGCCCCGGCGTGCCGGTCGACCCGAACGTGGTGAAGAACCTGCGGGGCGACTCGGCCGAGGCCTGA
- a CDS encoding ABC transporter ATP-binding protein, with translation MRLLEVWLRYRRRTPWVLRSVELDLAPGEVAVVLGRNGAGKSTLLQLTAGVLRPTRGVVRDRPRVVGWVPERFPADQPFTIDGYLTAMARVRGLSAVEAGRAVAAWTERLGVARYRDVRLPELSKGTAQKVGLAQALLVPPDLLILDEPWEGLDAASRELVPELLAEVLAAGGSVLVSDHRGETVRLPRAARWTVADGTVTVGGPDPAGGTAVVEIEIPAADAAGTVAALRAAGHRVIRVRSASPPSQSTGAPSSGDVSGRGGLTESELTP, from the coding sequence ATGCGTCTCCTAGAGGTCTGGCTGCGCTACCGGCGGCGTACGCCCTGGGTGCTGCGGTCGGTCGAACTCGACCTGGCGCCGGGCGAGGTGGCGGTGGTGCTGGGGCGCAACGGGGCGGGCAAGTCCACCCTGCTCCAGTTGACCGCCGGGGTGCTGCGGCCGACCCGGGGAGTCGTACGCGACCGGCCCCGGGTGGTCGGTTGGGTGCCCGAGCGCTTTCCGGCCGACCAGCCGTTCACGATCGACGGCTACCTGACCGCCATGGCGCGGGTGCGTGGCCTGTCCGCGGTCGAGGCGGGGCGAGCGGTGGCGGCGTGGACCGAACGGCTCGGCGTGGCCCGGTACCGCGACGTCCGGCTGCCGGAACTGTCGAAGGGCACCGCACAGAAGGTCGGCCTCGCCCAGGCGCTGCTCGTACCGCCGGATCTGCTGATCCTCGACGAGCCCTGGGAGGGGCTCGACGCCGCCTCCCGCGAGCTGGTGCCGGAGCTGCTCGCGGAGGTGCTCGCTGCGGGCGGGTCGGTGCTGGTCAGCGACCACCGGGGCGAGACGGTGCGGCTGCCCCGGGCGGCGCGCTGGACGGTCGCCGACGGCACGGTCACCGTCGGCGGGCCGGACCCGGCCGGCGGCACCGCGGTGGTGGAGATCGAGATCCCGGCCGCCGACGCGGCGGGGACCGTCGCGGCCCTGCGCGCCGCCGGCCACCGGGTGATCCGGGTACGGTCGGCCTCGCCGCCGAGCCAGTCGACCGGTGCCCCGTCGAGCGGTGATGTGTCGGGCCGGGGCGGGTTGACCGAGAGCGAGCTGACGCCATGA
- the rplJ gene encoding 50S ribosomal protein L10, translating to MADKPVRADKATAVAELTESFRSSGATVLTEYRGLTVAQLTQLRRSLGRETTYSITKNTLAKRAATDAGIQGLDELFTGPTALTFVGGDVVEAAKGLRDFAKANPKLVIKGGVFEGRAITADEVNKLADLESREVLLAKLAGAMKGNLSKAAALFQAPLSKTARLAAALQDKREKEGAEAA from the coding sequence ATGGCGGACAAGCCGGTTCGGGCCGACAAGGCCACGGCCGTCGCCGAACTCACCGAGAGCTTCCGTAGCTCGGGTGCCACCGTGCTGACCGAGTACCGCGGCCTGACGGTCGCCCAGCTGACCCAGCTGCGGCGCTCGCTGGGTCGGGAAACGACCTACTCGATCACCAAGAACACGCTGGCCAAGCGCGCTGCGACGGACGCTGGTATCCAGGGTCTCGATGAGCTGTTCACCGGTCCTACCGCGTTGACCTTCGTCGGCGGCGACGTCGTCGAGGCGGCGAAGGGCCTCCGGGACTTCGCGAAGGCCAACCCGAAGCTCGTCATCAAGGGTGGCGTCTTCGAGGGTCGGGCCATCACCGCGGACGAGGTCAACAAGCTCGCTGACCTTGAGTCCCGTGAGGTGCTGCTGGCCAAGCTGGCCGGTGCGATGAAGGGCAACCTGAGCAAGGCCGCGGCGCTGTTCCAGGCGCCGCTGTCCAAGACCGCCCGCCTGGCTGCGGCGTTGCAGGACAAGCGCGAGAAGGAGGGCGCCGAGGCGGCCTGA
- the rplL gene encoding 50S ribosomal protein L7/L12 — MAKLSTDELLDAFKEMTLIELSEFVKQFETTFEVTAAAPVAIGVAGPAGPAAEAEPEQDEFDVILEADGGKKIQVIKVVRELTGLGLKEAKDLVEAAPKAVVEKVNKETADKAKAKLEAEGAKVTLK, encoded by the coding sequence ATGGCGAAGCTCAGCACCGACGAGCTGCTCGACGCGTTCAAGGAAATGACGCTGATCGAGCTGTCGGAGTTCGTGAAGCAGTTCGAGACCACCTTCGAGGTCACCGCCGCCGCTCCGGTCGCCATCGGCGTTGCCGGCCCGGCCGGCCCGGCCGCCGAGGCGGAGCCGGAGCAGGACGAGTTCGACGTCATCCTGGAGGCTGACGGCGGCAAGAAGATCCAGGTCATCAAGGTCGTGCGTGAGCTGACCGGCCTGGGCCTGAAGGAGGCCAAGGACCTCGTCGAGGCCGCCCCCAAGGCTGTCGTCGAGAAGGTCAACAAGGAGACCGCGGACAAGGCCAAGGCCAAGCTTGAGGCCGAGGGCGCGAAGGTCACCCTGAAGTAG